DNA sequence from the Candidatus Lokiarchaeota archaeon genome:
CGGAATATTCGAAAATTTGGCGAGTTTCTGCGTACCTATGAGGACGAGTACTTCGCTCTTGCTACACTCGTGTTTACCATTCTTCATCCTGGCCAAGCTCCCTATGCGTATCAGGGTGGTGGCTCCCTCGTCGACAATGTGAAGAATGAAAGATTCCCCTACCCATTGGGCGACGAGTCAACAGGAGATGCCCCACTTGGCCCGTGGAGGTTCATCTGGAGCAATCTTCCATACAGAATTAAGGAGATGTTCTACAAGATTTTCGCCGAAGGTGAACGGTTCTCGGCGCAGGTCATGATAAACGAACTGAGGAGATACAAAGAGCACATTAACAACGGCCATCACAGTAACGAAATATTCCCGAAGACCTACAAAATCATAGATCCGGTTGAAGTGAAGTGCTTCTTATGCGGTGCTGTAAGAGAACAGAATCGGCAATTTATTGAATCACTGAAGCAGAAGAACAGGCCCTTTGTCTGCAACGACTGCAAAAGGAAAGGCCGTGCGCCAGTTACTGTGGAATGTTCAGAATGCGGGAAAGAAATCGAAGAGAAATCCATGATTGTTAAGATTCTTGAAAAGCAAGGGAAAGATTACGTATGCGATGAGTGCAGAGCTGGGTGGGAAAAAATCAAAGCCAATTGTTCCATCTGTGGAGCTGAATGTGAAACCTATAAAGGCCTACTGGAGAAGCTGGAAAGCGAGGGCAAGAGTTTCCTCTGTGACGACTGCATGGATGAACTGGAGAAGGTCCCCGTCGAATGCTCTGAGTGTGGTAAGTCGACCAAGGCCACCAAATTACGTCTGAACCAGCTCGAAGAGGAAGGAAAGGACTACGTTTGTGATGAATGTCGAGCGAAGTGGGAGCACGTTCCTGTAACTTGCTCAGAATGTGGGAAGGAATGCCAGGTCATGCTGAAATTCCTTGAAGAGCTGGAAAATGAAGGAAAAAGCTTTGTCTGTGATGAGTGCAGAGAAAAGATCCCTTTGCTATGTACTGAGTGTGGTCACATAAAGAAGGAAATAACCTTACAATTTCTCGAGGAGTTGAAGGCACAGGGTAAAACTTTCGTCTGTGAGGATTGCAGGGAGAAATGGCAAAAAATAGCCCTTCGATGTGCTGAATGTAAGAGGACAAAGACTGAGATAACCCTAGGTTTCTGGATTGAATTGAGGAGCCAAGGGAAGGATTTCGTTTGTAGAAGCTGCAGAGCAAAGTGGGATTCCTAAATACAAATAATGCTTATGAAGAACATTCGTGATTCTTTATCAAGTAGGAGACCCTCGATTGACAAGCGATTATGAACTAAGTGATGAGGACTTCCTTTCAAATCCCTCAACAAGAACACCTGTGTGTTTGACTCTTGACGTTAGTGGATCTATGACTGGCAAACCAATCATCGAACTGCAGAAGGGTGTGAGACTTTTCTTGGAAGAGCTCAAAGCTGATGAATTTGCGCGGCAGTCTGTCGAGATTTGTATCGTCACGTTCAGCAGTGATGTGCAGCAGGTCGTCGAATTCGGGAGTATTGACAAGGTTGAACCACCAGATTTCCTTGTAGGCGGGTGGACTCATATGGGGGCTGGTGTTGATTTAGCTTTAGATCTTCTTATCGAACGAAAGAAACTATACTCTCAGGCAGGAATCTCATACCATCAGCCTTGGATGGTTCTGATGTCGGATGGGAAGCCCCAAAATGAACCTGAAAGCGTGACCCAAAAGGCCGCAAAACGCACGAGAGAACTCATCAATGACAAAAAGCTGGTCATATTTCCTATCGGCGTCGGCCCAGACGCAGATTATGAAGCTTTGTCTCAATTCTCTCCTAAGAAAGAACCATTAAAGCTACAGGGCCTCAAATTCCGTGAATTCTTCGAATGGCTTAGTGAAAGTACAGCTCGCCAATCTCGGTCTCTTCCGGGTGAGGGTGGACGATTACCAACCGAGGAAATCGATACCTGGGCTCAGAAGGGCTGGGACACCTTTCCATAGCTGATGGTGTAGAAGAATAGTCTGGAAGGGAAGTAGCATTGCTTTCGAGGTGGGTTGCTGCAGGAGGCGTACAGCAGGGTAAACACCACACAGCGAAAGGTACGCCCTGCCAGGACTCCATTGCAATACTGCAAAAGAACGGTGTAATGGCTGCCGCTCTGGCTGATGGAGCAGGTTCAGCTTCAAACTCACACATCGGTTCCAGTATTGCCGTCGAAACTGTAACGTGGGAATTGGTGACGGATTTCGAATTCCTTCATGATTCGCCCGAACAAGCTGTCGCTGATTATTTGTCCGAGATGGTTTCGAGGGCTCTGATAACCTACGCCGAACAGCAATCGATTTCTGCAAGCTCGCTTTCTTCGACGTTGTTGTTTGTTGGCATCAAGGAATACGATATGATTATTGGTCATCTTGGAGATGGTGTCATTCTCAGCGTGCAGAAGCAGAAGCCGGGGGTTCTGTCTACTCCAGAACGTGGCGAATTTGCCAATCAGACCTATCTGACAATGTCGAAAGAATGGAAAAAGCATCTCAGAATATCGGTCAAAACTGACACTTCTCTCGATGCGTTGGTACTTATGTCGGATGGTACAGCTGATTCCTTCTATTTGAGAAAGGAAGGTGAAGTCGCTCCTGCTGCAACGAAACTCATCGATTGGTACCGAGATATCAGCTCTTCGGAAATGGATCAAATCGTTAGACATAACCTCCGAGAAAAGATTCGCAAAAAAACACCAGATGATACCTCCCTTCTCATAGTGCAGCAGAAGAAACACACCTCTCTCGAACTCAAATCCAAACCAATGGATTATGTCAAAGAATTCCTTGGAGTTAGAAGGAGGGACGCGCTAACTAATTCGCTCAAGATTCTCAATTACATGGGGAGTGAGATGAGCGTAGAAGATGTAGCTCAGAAGACAGAGCTGGGAGTATCTACGGTCTACCGGCATCTAAGCCGTTTGAACGACTTGGGTTTGTTTACAGCGGAGTAGCATTTGGAGCTGAGATGCCGAAAGATTTTGCTGTTGCTTTCAGAAAGGCGAGGGGGCATCTTGACTTTGGTGAGCTGCTTGGACATCGTTTACAACTCCAGAGTTTACTATGGACATCCGAATTACTCTTTTTAAGCGGTCTTAGTTATTGACATCTAAGTGCAAGTGCTGGTTTTTGTAAGAGAAAACCACGTACGGGAAGATGAAGATGTCAAAGGGACCTGAAACAGCACGCTTACCATGAATCTCATCGCTATGCTAATCTAGGCGTATTGGCGAGTGACTCAGACTATATCAGGTGCTGCAATGACACTGTCTTCTCAGCAGAATATTTGGAAGGTCGGAAAATGTTTTCGAGATGGGTCGGCGCAGGAGCAGTTCAAGAAGGAAAGCGACAAGATGAAGATGGCAAACCGTGTCAAAACAGTGTTGCGGTTCAAAGTGGGAACGGAGTTTTATCTGCGGCACTGGCCGACGGGGCTAGGTCGGCTGAGAACTCACATCTGGGTTCAAGCAAGGCTGTTGAAGTCGCAACGGATTATCTTATAGAAGAATTCGATTCGCTTACCGAGCTTGACTCAGCAGAAATCGCCACCAAGCTTTCTGAGGCACTCGATGCTGCACTAGTCGACTACGCTGATGAAGAATCGGTTGATCCAGAGTCCCTATCATCGACGCTGCTTTTTATCGGTATCAAAAGTGGCACAGTGCTGTTTGGTCGGCTTGGCGGAGGTATCATCCTGGGAACCAAAAATGGTGAGACCGAGTTCGTTTCGCTTTCGGAAACCGACCAGTATGTTGAGAAGGGTCATCTTACCATGCGGGAGGGCTGGGGTGAAAACCTCAAAATCTACTCACGAAATGCATCTTCACTTGATGCTGTGATCCTCATGTCGGAATCAGCTGGCGAATCGCTCTACTTCACCGAAGAAGATGTGGCCCCACCTGCGGTGAAGCTTGCAGACTGGTACCATAACATTCGCTCATCCAAGATGGAGCAGGTCATCAAACACAATCTCGCGGAGACGGTCAGCGAAAACACCTCTGATGATGCTGCACTCACGATAGCACAACGGAAAACCCACAGCTACATCGAGCTCGAGTACATGCCACTTGCTTACGTGAAAGAGTATCTTGGTGTACAGCGGCGAGATGCCGTGAACAACACGCTTGAGCTGCTCAAGCACTGGGAACGTGGGATGTCGGTTCCTGATGTTGCCGAGAAGATGGGGTTGAGCGACTCGACTGTGTACCGTCACATCCATCGTCTGGAGGAGCTCGGGTTCTTCCGGCGTCAATCTGATGTGTAGCATGTTTGGCCGAATGGCATGGTTTCGGTTGTAA
Encoded proteins:
- a CDS encoding ArsR family transcriptional regulator; amino-acid sequence: MLSRWVAAGGVQQGKHHTAKGTPCQDSIAILQKNGVMAAALADGAGSASNSHIGSSIAVETVTWELVTDFEFLHDSPEQAVADYLSEMVSRALITYAEQQSISASSLSSTLLFVGIKEYDMIIGHLGDGVILSVQKQKPGVLSTPERGEFANQTYLTMSKEWKKHLRISVKTDTSLDALVLMSDGTADSFYLRKEGEVAPAATKLIDWYRDISSSEMDQIVRHNLREKIRKKTPDDTSLLIVQQKKHTSLELKSKPMDYVKEFLGVRRRDALTNSLKILNYMGSEMSVEDVAQKTELGVSTVYRHLSRLNDLGLFTAE
- a CDS encoding helix-turn-helix domain-containing protein, translated to MFSRWVGAGAVQEGKRQDEDGKPCQNSVAVQSGNGVLSAALADGARSAENSHLGSSKAVEVATDYLIEEFDSLTELDSAEIATKLSEALDAALVDYADEESVDPESLSSTLLFIGIKSGTVLFGRLGGGIILGTKNGETEFVSLSETDQYVEKGHLTMREGWGENLKIYSRNASSLDAVILMSESAGESLYFTEEDVAPPAVKLADWYHNIRSSKMEQVIKHNLAETVSENTSDDAALTIAQRKTHSYIELEYMPLAYVKEYLGVQRRDAVNNTLELLKHWERGMSVPDVAEKMGLSDSTVYRHIHRLEELGFFRRQSDV
- a CDS encoding VWA domain-containing protein, whose amino-acid sequence is MTGKPIIELQKGVRLFLEELKADEFARQSVEICIVTFSSDVQQVVEFGSIDKVEPPDFLVGGWTHMGAGVDLALDLLIERKKLYSQAGISYHQPWMVLMSDGKPQNEPESVTQKAAKRTRELINDKKLVIFPIGVGPDADYEALSQFSPKKEPLKLQGLKFREFFEWLSESTARQSRSLPGEGGRLPTEEIDTWAQKGWDTFP